Proteins encoded within one genomic window of Raineyella fluvialis:
- a CDS encoding LysR family transcriptional regulator yields MDGDDVDTRLVRAFLAVAQHGTFTRAAGVLGVSQQAVSQQVRRLEDLLGQRLFVRHGAGVALTAKGFDLRPQAEALVRATDVLFRRARGPRASSASGRSAAGT; encoded by the coding sequence ATGGACGGCGACGACGTGGACACGCGGCTGGTCCGGGCGTTCCTGGCAGTGGCCCAGCACGGCACGTTCACCCGGGCCGCCGGGGTGCTCGGCGTCAGCCAACAGGCGGTGAGCCAGCAGGTCCGCCGGCTGGAGGACCTGCTCGGCCAACGGCTCTTCGTCCGCCACGGCGCGGGTGTGGCGCTGACCGCCAAGGGGTTCGACCTGCGGCCCCAGGCGGAGGCGCTGGTGCGGGCGACCGATGTGCTGTTCCGGCGGGCACGGGGGCCGAGGGCGTCATCCGCGTCGGGGAGATCCGCGGCCGGCACATGA
- a CDS encoding flavodoxin family protein yields the protein MSVLVIYESMFGHTKAIAEAAADGLSDALARGGAHETVTLVPVTDAPETLPDDITLLVLGGPTHAFSMSRESTREDALQQAHVEDAARQSTGLREWIEGATTSGSVAVVTFDTRVKKPFIPGSAAKAAAKALAAKGFADVERGETFWVVDTPGPLVDGELERAREWGASLADHV from the coding sequence ATGAGTGTCCTCGTGATCTACGAGTCCATGTTCGGCCACACGAAAGCCATCGCCGAAGCGGCCGCTGACGGCCTGAGCGACGCCCTCGCCCGAGGCGGTGCTCACGAGACCGTGACCCTCGTCCCGGTCACCGACGCCCCTGAGACGCTGCCGGACGACATCACCCTGCTCGTCCTCGGCGGGCCGACCCACGCGTTCTCGATGAGCCGGGAGAGCACCCGCGAGGACGCCCTGCAGCAGGCCCACGTCGAGGACGCCGCCCGCCAGTCGACCGGACTGCGGGAGTGGATCGAGGGTGCGACCACCAGCGGGTCCGTCGCGGTGGTGACGTTCGACACCAGGGTCAAGAAGCCGTTCATTCCCGGTTCCGCCGCGAAGGCCGCGGCGAAGGCACTGGCCGCGAAGGGATTCGCGGATGTGGAGCGGGGTGAGACGTTCTGGGTCGTCGACACCCCCGGACCTCTGGTCGACGGTGAACTGGAGCGGGCACGGGAGTGGGGAGCGAGCCTGGCCGATCACGTCTGA
- a CDS encoding SRPBCC family protein produces the protein MTDTSEMSRHVSLWIDQAPEVVYAYAADPRRLPEWAAGLAGASVEPEGEAWATDSAMGRVRIAFTPGNQLGVLDHVVTLPSGEQVYNPMRVLPGGADGRSGCEVVFTVRRREGMSEAQFEADADAVAADLATLKHRVEAV, from the coding sequence ATGACCGACACGTCCGAGATGTCCCGCCACGTCAGTCTGTGGATCGACCAGGCGCCCGAGGTGGTGTACGCGTACGCCGCGGATCCGCGGCGCCTTCCGGAATGGGCGGCCGGCCTGGCCGGTGCGAGCGTCGAGCCTGAGGGCGAGGCCTGGGCCACCGATTCGGCGATGGGCCGAGTACGGATCGCCTTCACGCCGGGCAACCAACTCGGCGTGCTCGACCACGTCGTGACGCTGCCGTCGGGGGAGCAGGTCTACAACCCGATGCGGGTCCTGCCCGGCGGCGCCGACGGCCGCTCCGGGTGCGAGGTGGTGTTCACCGTCCGCCGTCGTGAGGGCATGAGCGAGGCGCAGTTCGAGGCGGACGCCGACGCGGTGGCCGCCGACCTGGCGACGCTCAAGCATCGGGTCGAGGCCGTCTGA
- a CDS encoding bifunctional 3-(3-hydroxy-phenyl)propionate/3-hydroxycinnamic acid hydroxylase encodes MTVTTDVLIAGAGPVGLTLANFLGKYGVRAIVVEQLPSLIDYPRGVGLDDESFRTIQSLGLAEEVLPFTVPQHVMRLVNGHGDVILTNDPKGEPYGWTRKHGFLQPEVDNALYEGLARYQGVEVRFAHTLTDIAEDADSVTATVEHTLEDGSTETFEIVAKYLVGCEGGKSPTRKWMGVNFEGKSPSTRWVVVDVNNDPLGTPNVYLGADPARPYVSIGLPHAVRRWEFMLFDDEPSEKVEDDAFVAELLKDHVPDSTKLDVIRRRVFTHHGRIASSFRKGRVLIAGDAAHLMPVWMGQGWNSGVRDATNLGWKLASVLKGHSDDRLLDTYTTERTDHAKAMIDLSMTFGSIIKPTDRKIAFLRDTAASAMNVLPQVKEYFTDMKFKPIPRYSSGVVVDQKTLAPGRADAKVGGGRFIPFRNTVEKNSPVGLQIIQPRVNTATATNVRLDDVMGDWWTIAAWGNDPTRLLDPEDVKLFRRLGGTFVTFISETQRPWAEQEFGYSSTVVGDTTNALKTWFDVRSVGAVILRPDHFVAAACLAQDLPKAFHATLEAAHATLATVSSATPTAPVETTPSTTARA; translated from the coding sequence ATGACTGTGACCACTGACGTCCTCATCGCCGGCGCCGGCCCCGTGGGCCTGACCCTGGCGAACTTCCTCGGCAAGTACGGCGTGCGTGCGATCGTCGTCGAGCAGCTGCCCTCGCTGATCGACTACCCCCGCGGTGTCGGCCTGGACGACGAGTCGTTCCGTACGATCCAGTCCCTCGGCCTGGCCGAGGAGGTGCTCCCCTTCACCGTCCCCCAGCACGTGATGCGGCTGGTCAACGGCCACGGCGACGTCATCCTCACCAACGATCCCAAGGGCGAGCCGTACGGCTGGACCCGCAAGCACGGCTTCCTCCAGCCCGAGGTCGACAACGCCCTGTACGAGGGCCTGGCCCGTTACCAGGGTGTCGAGGTGCGTTTCGCCCACACCCTCACCGACATCGCTGAGGACGCCGACAGCGTCACGGCCACGGTCGAGCACACGCTCGAGGACGGCAGCACCGAGACCTTCGAGATCGTGGCGAAGTACCTGGTCGGCTGTGAGGGCGGCAAGTCCCCGACCCGCAAGTGGATGGGCGTGAACTTCGAGGGGAAGTCCCCGTCCACCCGCTGGGTCGTCGTCGACGTGAACAACGACCCGCTGGGCACGCCGAACGTCTACCTGGGCGCCGACCCCGCCCGTCCGTACGTCTCCATCGGCCTGCCGCACGCCGTGCGTCGCTGGGAGTTCATGCTCTTCGACGACGAGCCGTCGGAGAAGGTCGAGGACGACGCGTTCGTCGCCGAACTGCTCAAGGACCACGTCCCCGACTCCACCAAGCTCGATGTCATCCGCCGACGCGTCTTCACCCACCATGGCCGGATCGCCTCGTCGTTCCGTAAGGGCCGGGTGCTGATCGCCGGCGACGCCGCGCACCTGATGCCGGTGTGGATGGGCCAGGGCTGGAACTCCGGCGTCCGCGACGCCACCAACCTCGGCTGGAAGCTCGCCTCGGTACTCAAGGGCCACAGCGACGACCGGCTGCTCGACACGTACACCACCGAGCGCACCGACCACGCCAAGGCGATGATCGACCTGTCGATGACGTTCGGTTCCATCATCAAGCCGACCGACCGGAAGATCGCCTTCCTCCGCGACACCGCCGCCTCGGCGATGAACGTGCTGCCGCAGGTGAAGGAGTACTTCACCGACATGAAGTTCAAGCCCATCCCGCGCTACTCCAGCGGCGTCGTCGTCGACCAGAAGACGCTGGCCCCGGGCCGCGCGGATGCCAAGGTCGGCGGCGGACGGTTCATCCCCTTCCGCAACACCGTCGAGAAGAACTCCCCGGTCGGCCTGCAGATCATCCAGCCGCGGGTCAACACGGCGACGGCGACGAACGTACGACTCGACGACGTGATGGGCGACTGGTGGACCATCGCCGCCTGGGGCAACGACCCGACCCGGCTGCTCGACCCCGAGGACGTCAAGCTCTTCCGTCGTCTCGGCGGCACCTTCGTCACCTTCATCTCCGAGACCCAGCGGCCGTGGGCCGAGCAGGAGTTCGGCTACTCGTCGACCGTCGTCGGCGACACCACCAACGCACTGAAGACGTGGTTCGACGTGCGCTCCGTCGGCGCGGTGATCCTGCGTCCCGACCACTTCGTCGCCGCCGCCTGCCTGGCCCAGGACCTGCCGAAGGCCTTCCACGCCACACTGGAGGCCGCTCACGCCACCCTGGCGACCGTCTCCTCGGCCACCCCGACGGCGCCGGTCGAGACCACCCCGAGC
- a CDS encoding PEP-utilizing enzyme — MIKQALLTEAHDLVEKGVLARPDDAYFLTFEEFRAAVRTSQVDRDLIARRRAEVDAWSRLTPPRVITSDGEVPPATYGTGGGPAGALAGIPASAGTVEGRARVILDLTDADLQEGDILVTTFTDPSWTPVFLSVKGVVTEVGGAMTHGSVVAREYGLPAVVGVEGATRRIQDGQLIRVNGTDGYVELLPGGRPPRVRRPRPDA, encoded by the coding sequence GTGATCAAGCAGGCCCTGCTGACCGAAGCCCACGACCTCGTCGAGAAGGGAGTCCTGGCACGACCCGACGACGCCTATTTCCTGACCTTCGAGGAGTTCCGGGCGGCGGTCCGCACCAGCCAGGTGGATCGCGACCTGATCGCGCGACGGCGCGCGGAGGTCGACGCGTGGTCGCGGCTGACCCCACCGCGGGTGATCACCTCGGACGGCGAGGTCCCGCCCGCCACGTACGGCACCGGCGGTGGCCCGGCGGGAGCACTGGCCGGCATCCCGGCGTCGGCCGGCACGGTCGAAGGGCGCGCGCGAGTCATCCTGGACCTGACGGACGCCGACCTGCAGGAGGGCGACATCCTGGTCACGACGTTCACCGACCCGAGCTGGACCCCGGTCTTCCTGTCCGTCAAGGGGGTCGTCACCGAGGTCGGCGGAGCGATGACCCACGGCTCGGTCGTGGCACGAGAGTACGGACTGCCCGCCGTGGTCGGCGTCGAGGGCGCCACCCGGCGGATCCAGGACGGTCAACTGATCCGCGTCAACGGCACGGACGGCTACGTCGAACTCCTCCCAGGGGGACGCCCGCCCAGGGTCAGACGGCCTCGACCCGATGCTTGA
- a CDS encoding LysR substrate-binding domain-containing protein, producing the protein MMQEVWASHRKHRPQDIVSIQDLTGEEQVEALLAGHLDIAMDRLTAQLPGIAQTPLRFDPLMVMTVREIEHPTLRSTRLGEAFTSRERFRGWQAFCAVVQDELNVVFEHVPHDITMLEAIGQGQIRGDYPAVVALQGLRDYPGAEGFTFQWFEDVQPYFAWSLLWRADETRSEVLAFVDTARDVARAKGWLRLAAEAAPAWFPSDGVLGAADAEEWPGD; encoded by the coding sequence ATGATGCAGGAGGTCTGGGCCAGCCATCGCAAGCACCGGCCCCAGGACATCGTCAGCATCCAGGACCTCACCGGTGAGGAACAGGTCGAGGCGCTCCTCGCCGGCCATCTCGACATCGCCATGGACCGGCTCACCGCGCAGTTGCCCGGGATCGCCCAGACCCCGCTGCGGTTCGACCCGCTGATGGTGATGACCGTACGGGAGATCGAGCATCCGACGCTGCGCAGCACCCGGCTGGGGGAGGCGTTCACCTCCCGGGAGCGGTTCCGCGGCTGGCAGGCGTTCTGTGCGGTGGTGCAGGACGAGTTGAACGTCGTCTTCGAGCACGTCCCGCACGACATCACGATGCTTGAGGCGATCGGCCAGGGACAGATCCGCGGCGACTACCCGGCGGTCGTGGCGTTGCAGGGCCTGCGGGACTATCCGGGCGCCGAGGGCTTCACCTTCCAATGGTTCGAGGACGTCCAGCCGTACTTCGCTTGGTCACTGCTGTGGCGGGCCGACGAGACGCGCTCGGAGGTGCTCGCCTTCGTCGACACGGCGCGGGACGTGGCGCGGGCGAAGGGCTGGCTACGCCTCGCGGCGGAGGCGGCGCCCGCCTGGTTCCCCTCCGACGGCGTGCTCGGCGCGGCGGACGCCGAGGAGTGGCCGGGGGACTGA